A DNA window from Stenotrophomonas sp. 57 contains the following coding sequences:
- a CDS encoding pseudouridine synthase, which produces MSDTPRNKLSLKREATSEQFKLEERLHKVLAQAGLGSRRALEQRIAEGLVKVNGEVAQTGMSVKSGDRIELDGRGFVATALAEPSRVLVYNKPEGEVTTREDPEGRPTVFESLPPLKGARWIAIGRLDINTTGLLLATTDGELANAMMHPSFEVEREYVVRVRAPEGEEKVSDAIVDRLARGVALEDGPAKFDEIERIGGTDSHDWFRVVVKEGRNREVRRLWESQGCQVSRLKRTRYGKVSLPRELARGHSVELGTTQVEALRAQLKLEEGAPSALTLQPVIGQRRAAKTTVRVREGGRGNAYVNGHNTADEGRELRRFDNVREDRGRGRGGKGGGFKGGLTVSGEAAAKQSQKPFKQRAPKNDRSLPEGNPAAFRTWYVPDGVSTGPSGHRNAGPGARGPGARGPGAGGQGRPYGKPKGPGTGAGGGQGRGGFGGEGRGGAGGQGRPAGAGNRSQGQGNKHPYGHPGNAPSFPSDHATPGFNPYGSPKPAHGARPGGRGPGGGNNRGPGGNRGPGGPGGNRGPGGPGGNRGPGGPRRSGPRGG; this is translated from the coding sequence ATGAGTGACACCCCCCGTAACAAGCTCTCGCTCAAGCGCGAAGCCACCTCCGAACAGTTCAAGCTGGAAGAGCGCCTGCACAAGGTGCTGGCCCAGGCCGGCCTGGGTTCGCGCCGCGCGCTGGAACAGCGCATCGCCGAAGGCCTGGTCAAGGTCAACGGTGAAGTCGCGCAGACCGGCATGTCGGTCAAGAGCGGCGACAGGATCGAGCTGGATGGCCGTGGCTTCGTCGCCACCGCCCTGGCCGAACCGTCGCGCGTGCTGGTCTACAACAAGCCGGAAGGCGAAGTGACCACCCGCGAAGACCCCGAAGGCCGCCCGACCGTGTTCGAATCCCTGCCGCCGCTGAAGGGCGCGCGCTGGATCGCCATCGGCCGCCTGGACATCAACACCACCGGCCTGCTGCTGGCCACCACCGACGGTGAACTGGCCAACGCCATGATGCACCCGTCGTTCGAGGTCGAGCGCGAGTACGTGGTGCGCGTGCGCGCCCCGGAAGGCGAGGAGAAGGTCTCCGACGCCATCGTCGACCGCCTCGCCCGCGGCGTGGCGCTGGAAGACGGCCCGGCCAAGTTCGACGAGATCGAACGCATCGGCGGTACCGATTCGCACGACTGGTTCCGCGTCGTGGTGAAGGAAGGCCGCAACCGCGAAGTGCGCCGCCTGTGGGAATCGCAGGGCTGCCAGGTCAGCCGCCTGAAGCGCACCCGCTACGGCAAGGTGAGCCTGCCGCGCGAACTGGCCCGTGGCCATTCGGTGGAACTGGGCACCACCCAGGTGGAAGCCCTGCGTGCGCAGCTGAAGCTGGAAGAAGGCGCGCCGTCGGCGCTGACCCTGCAGCCGGTGATCGGCCAGCGCCGCGCCGCCAAGACCACCGTGCGCGTGCGCGAAGGTGGCCGCGGCAATGCCTACGTCAATGGCCACAACACGGCCGATGAAGGTCGCGAGCTGCGCCGTTTCGACAACGTCCGCGAAGACCGCGGCCGTGGTCGCGGCGGCAAGGGTGGTGGCTTCAAGGGCGGCCTGACCGTCAGCGGTGAAGCGGCGGCCAAGCAGTCGCAGAAGCCGTTCAAGCAGCGCGCGCCGAAGAACGACCGCTCGCTGCCGGAAGGCAACCCGGCCGCGTTCCGTACCTGGTACGTGCCGGACGGCGTGAGCACCGGCCCGAGCGGCCACCGCAACGCCGGTCCGGGCGCACGTGGGCCGGGTGCCCGGGGTCCGGGTGCGGGCGGCCAGGGCCGTCCGTATGGCAAGCCGAAGGGCCCGGGCACTGGCGCCGGTGGCGGCCAGGGTCGCGGCGGCTTCGGCGGTGAAGGCCGTGGCGGTGCAGGCGGCCAGGGCCGTCCGGCCGGTGCCGGCAACCGCTCGCAGGGCCAGGGCAACAAGCACCCGTACGGCCATCCGGGCAACGCCCCGAGCTTCCCGTCCGACCACGCCACGCCGGGCTTCAACCCCTATGGCAGCCCGAAGCCGGCACACGGCGCCCGTCCGGGCGGTCGCGGTCCGGGCGGTGGCAACAACCGTGGCCCTGGCGGCAATCGCGGCCCCGGCGGTCCGGGTGGCAACCGTGGCCCGGGTGGCCCCGGCGGCAACCGCGGTCCGGGCGGCCCGCGCCGCAGCGGTCCGCGCGGCGGCTGA
- a CDS encoding protein L, translating to MAWHTSNSVLQRVDGSNTWWNTVYGPADKVQVSGIYRCLGCKREVTCNKNDPFPPQPKHVHSLEQGPIRWKLNVRTNTEGV from the coding sequence ATGGCTTGGCACACGTCCAATTCCGTATTGCAACGGGTCGACGGCAGCAATACATGGTGGAACACCGTCTATGGGCCCGCCGACAAGGTCCAGGTTTCTGGCATCTATCGATGCCTGGGCTGCAAGCGTGAGGTCACCTGCAACAAGAATGATCCCTTCCCACCTCAGCCCAAGCACGTGCACAGCCTGGAGCAAGGGCCGATCCGCTGGAAGCTCAACGTGCGCACCAACACTGAAGGGGTCTGA
- a CDS encoding amidohydrolase, producing MQDLRISLVQGDTRWHDPTGNRTHYGALLAPLAGSTDLVILPETFTSGFSNDAIAQAEGMDGPTVAWVREQARAMNAAVIGSVQLRDGDDVYNRLLFATPDGGLQYYDKRHLFRYGGEHERYAAGRERLSVEWKGWRINPQVCYDLRFPVFCRNRYNVERPQQLDFDLQIFVANWPSARAYAWKTLLRARAIENLCFVAAVNRVGVDGNQLHYAGDSAVLDFLGQPQVEIREREQVVTTTISAEALAAHRARFPAMLDADAFHLDEQA from the coding sequence ATGCAGGACCTGCGTATTTCCCTGGTGCAAGGCGACACCCGCTGGCACGACCCGACCGGCAACCGCACCCACTACGGCGCGCTGCTGGCACCGCTGGCCGGCAGCACCGATCTGGTGATCCTGCCGGAGACCTTCACCAGTGGCTTCTCCAACGACGCCATCGCGCAGGCCGAAGGCATGGACGGCCCGACCGTGGCCTGGGTGCGCGAGCAGGCCCGGGCCATGAACGCGGCGGTGATCGGCAGCGTACAGCTGCGCGATGGTGACGACGTGTACAACCGCCTGCTGTTCGCCACGCCCGACGGCGGCCTGCAGTACTACGACAAGCGCCACCTGTTCCGCTACGGCGGCGAGCACGAGCGTTATGCCGCTGGCCGTGAGCGCCTGAGCGTGGAATGGAAAGGCTGGCGGATCAATCCGCAGGTCTGCTACGACCTGCGTTTCCCGGTGTTCTGCCGCAACCGCTACAACGTGGAGCGTCCGCAGCAGTTGGACTTCGACCTGCAGATCTTCGTCGCCAACTGGCCGTCGGCGCGTGCCTACGCGTGGAAGACCCTGTTGCGTGCACGGGCGATCGAGAACCTGTGCTTCGTGGCGGCGGTGAACCGCGTGGGCGTGGATGGCAATCAGCTGCACTACGCCGGCGACAGCGCGGTGCTGGATTTCCTCGGCCAGCCGCAGGTGGAGATCCGTGAACGCGAACAGGTGGTCACCACCACCATCTCGGCCGAGGCCCTGGCCGCGCACCGTGCGCGCTTCCCGGCGATGCTTGATGCCGATGCCTTCCACCTGGACGAGCAGGCCTGA
- a CDS encoding pyridoxal phosphate-dependent aminotransferase, with protein MQPNTKLPKVGTTIFTVMSQLAAEHGAVNLGQGFPDFSAPQRLIDETTNAMAAGLNQYPPMTGVAPLRQAIAQKSLDLYGATIDPDTEITVTSGATEAIFNAIHAVVRAGEEVIVLDPAYDCYEPAIELAGATAVHVPLDPQTFAVDWDRVRAAITPRTRMLMVNTPHNPSGAMLDEADMQALADLLRGTQIYLISDEVYEHIIYDGRRHESALRYPELRERTFVISSFGKTYHCTGWKIGYAVAPPLLTAEFRKVHQYNTFTSFGPAQYGFAAMIRDEPEHHLELGAFYQAKRDRFRAQLAGTRLKPLPVPGGYFQLVDYSAISDLPDHEFVKWLTIEKGVTAIPLSPFYETPPAGQRLVRLCFAKNEATMDAAIERLRLL; from the coding sequence ATGCAACCCAACACCAAGCTGCCCAAGGTCGGTACCACGATCTTCACCGTGATGTCCCAGCTCGCCGCCGAACATGGCGCGGTCAACCTCGGCCAGGGGTTCCCTGATTTCTCCGCGCCGCAGCGCCTGATCGACGAGACCACCAACGCGATGGCCGCCGGCCTGAACCAGTATCCGCCGATGACCGGCGTGGCGCCGCTGCGCCAGGCCATCGCACAGAAGTCGCTGGACCTGTACGGCGCGACGATCGATCCTGACACCGAGATCACCGTCACCAGCGGCGCCACCGAAGCGATCTTCAACGCCATCCACGCCGTGGTGCGTGCCGGTGAGGAAGTGATCGTGCTCGACCCGGCCTACGACTGCTACGAACCGGCCATCGAGCTGGCTGGCGCCACGGCAGTGCATGTGCCGCTGGATCCGCAGACCTTCGCCGTCGACTGGGACCGCGTGCGTGCGGCGATCACCCCGCGCACCCGCATGCTGATGGTCAACACCCCGCACAACCCGTCCGGCGCGATGCTGGACGAAGCCGACATGCAGGCGCTGGCCGACCTGCTGCGTGGCACGCAGATCTACCTGATTTCCGATGAAGTGTACGAGCACATCATCTACGACGGCCGCCGCCACGAATCGGCGCTGCGCTACCCGGAGCTGCGCGAGCGCACCTTCGTCATCTCCAGCTTCGGCAAGACCTACCACTGCACTGGCTGGAAGATCGGCTACGCGGTGGCGCCGCCGCTGCTGACCGCCGAGTTCCGCAAGGTGCACCAGTACAATACCTTCACCAGCTTCGGCCCGGCCCAGTACGGCTTCGCCGCGATGATCCGCGACGAGCCGGAACACCATCTGGAGCTGGGCGCGTTCTACCAGGCCAAGCGCGACCGTTTCCGCGCGCAGCTGGCCGGCACCCGCCTGAAGCCGCTGCCGGTGCCGGGCGGCTACTTCCAGCTGGTCGACTACTCGGCCATCAGCGACCTGCCGGACCACGAGTTCGTGAAGTGGCTGACCATCGAGAAAGGCGTGACCGCCATCCCGCTGTCGCCGTTCTACGAGACCCCGCCGGCCGGCCAGCGCCTGGTGCGCCTGTGCTTTGCCAAGAACGAAGCGACCATGGACGCGGCGATCGAACGCCTGCGCCTTCTCTGA
- the ccmA gene encoding heme ABC exporter ATP-binding protein CcmA, with translation MNTPALLAASGLSFSRNDEPVFGPLDFHVDAGEALLVQGGNGAGKTTLLRVLAGLARPGAGQVRIDGKPASNAERARYVAYLSHLPALKPDLDTLENLHFLCGLHGRRARQMPGNALAIVGLAGYEDTLVRHLSAGQKRRLALARIWLSPAPLWLLDEPYANLDLEGITLVNRMISAHLRAGGAALVTTHGAYAAPPVRTRQLDLGGAA, from the coding sequence TTGAACACCCCTGCATTGCTGGCCGCCAGCGGCCTCAGCTTCTCCCGCAATGACGAGCCGGTGTTCGGCCCGCTGGACTTCCATGTGGACGCCGGCGAAGCCCTGCTGGTGCAGGGCGGCAATGGCGCCGGCAAGACCACCCTGCTGCGCGTGCTGGCCGGCCTGGCCCGGCCCGGTGCCGGCCAGGTGCGCATCGACGGCAAGCCGGCCAGCAATGCCGAGCGTGCACGCTACGTGGCCTACCTCAGCCATCTGCCCGCCTTGAAGCCGGACCTTGATACGCTGGAGAACCTGCATTTCCTGTGTGGCCTGCACGGCCGCCGCGCACGGCAGATGCCGGGCAACGCACTGGCCATCGTCGGCCTGGCCGGCTACGAGGACACCCTGGTACGCCATCTGTCGGCCGGGCAGAAGCGCCGGCTGGCCCTGGCGCGCATCTGGCTGTCGCCCGCACCGCTGTGGCTGCTCGACGAACCCTATGCCAACCTCGACCTGGAGGGCATCACCCTGGTCAACCGGATGATCTCGGCACACCTGCGTGCCGGTGGCGCCGCGCTGGTCACCACCCACGGCGCCTATGCCGCGCCGCCCGTGCGCACCCGCCAGCTCGACCTCGGCGGTGCCGCATGA
- the ccmB gene encoding heme exporter protein CcmB — MIAPGTEPGLWQTAGALLKRDLRLLWRRRGDALQPLLFAVLVVVLFALAQGREPKLLSATGGAVLWLAVLLAGQLSLDSLFRSDAEDGSLEQWLLAPVPLAWLVLVRVLLHWATTALPLIIVSPLLAEMLHLPHDQLPMLLASLLLGTPLLSLIGGVVAALTVGIRRSGILVALLSLPLYVPVLVFGAGSLAAAGRGQDPVGALLMLGAGLLVALVLAPLATAAAIRISLS, encoded by the coding sequence ATGATCGCGCCGGGCACCGAACCAGGCCTGTGGCAGACCGCGGGCGCGCTGCTCAAGCGCGACCTGCGCCTCCTCTGGCGCCGTCGCGGCGATGCGCTGCAGCCGCTGCTGTTCGCAGTGCTGGTGGTGGTGCTGTTCGCGCTGGCCCAAGGCCGCGAACCGAAACTGCTGAGCGCCACCGGCGGCGCGGTGCTGTGGTTGGCGGTGCTGCTGGCCGGGCAGCTGTCGCTGGATTCGCTGTTCCGTTCCGACGCCGAGGATGGCTCGCTGGAGCAATGGCTACTGGCGCCGGTGCCACTGGCCTGGCTGGTGCTGGTGCGCGTGCTGCTGCACTGGGCCACCACCGCCCTGCCGCTGATCATCGTCAGCCCGTTGCTGGCTGAAATGCTGCATCTGCCGCATGACCAGCTGCCGATGTTGCTGGCATCGTTGCTGCTGGGAACACCGTTGCTGAGTCTGATCGGTGGTGTGGTCGCTGCACTGACCGTAGGCATCCGGCGCTCTGGTATTCTCGTGGCGTTGCTGTCGTTGCCGCTGTACGTGCCGGTGCTGGTGTTCGGCGCAGGCAGCCTGGCGGCAGCCGGACGCGGACAGGATCCGGTCGGTGCGCTGCTGATGCTGGGCGCCGGACTGCTGGTCGCGCTGGTGCTGGCACCGTTGGCCACTGCTGCTGCAATACGCATTTCTCTGAGTTGA
- the ccmC gene encoding heme ABC transporter permease CcmC, giving the protein MNPIVRWFHQLGSPPTFDRFAARWSRVFYFAAVPVLLVGMWQALLVVPPEAKQLDSFRILYIHVPSAWMSLFVFALMALYAAIALIWRIKVCEILAMACAPMGAGFTLITLLTGSIWGKGTWGTWWDWDPRMTSELVLLFLYLGVIGLYHAIEDRRSAARAAGLLAIVGVSLLPVIRYSVDWWGGLHQRQSINVFGESAISSAMIAPLWWMVIGTKFWFAGSVLAKARADNLDREAGKAWVGGRVDAARPAGEAQP; this is encoded by the coding sequence ATGAATCCGATTGTCCGCTGGTTCCACCAACTCGGTTCACCGCCCACGTTCGATCGTTTCGCTGCCCGCTGGTCGCGGGTGTTCTACTTCGCCGCGGTACCGGTGCTGCTGGTCGGCATGTGGCAGGCCCTGCTGGTAGTGCCGCCGGAGGCCAAGCAGCTGGACAGCTTCCGCATCCTCTACATCCACGTGCCCAGTGCCTGGATGAGCCTGTTCGTGTTCGCGCTGATGGCGCTGTATGCGGCCATCGCGCTGATCTGGCGTATCAAGGTCTGCGAGATCCTGGCCATGGCCTGTGCGCCGATGGGCGCCGGCTTCACCCTGATCACCCTGCTGACCGGCAGCATCTGGGGCAAGGGCACCTGGGGTACCTGGTGGGACTGGGACCCGCGCATGACCAGTGAACTGGTGCTGCTGTTCCTGTACCTGGGCGTGATCGGCCTGTACCACGCCATCGAGGACCGCCGCAGCGCCGCGCGTGCGGCGGGACTGCTGGCCATCGTCGGCGTCAGCCTGCTGCCGGTGATCCGCTATTCGGTGGACTGGTGGGGTGGCCTGCATCAGCGCCAGTCGATCAATGTGTTCGGCGAATCGGCGATCAGCAGCGCGATGATCGCGCCGCTGTGGTGGATGGTGATCGGCACCAAGTTCTGGTTCGCCGGTTCGGTGCTGGCCAAGGCCCGCGCCGACAACCTCGACCGCGAGGCCGGCAAGGCCTGGGTGGGGGGCCGCGTTGATGCCGCACGCCCGGCCGGGGAGGCCCAGCCATGA
- the ccmD gene encoding heme exporter protein CcmD, protein MTHLPYVIGAYAVFALVLGADAIGSWLRLRVARRLALAKQQRQQTRAGRQDAAASLPTELER, encoded by the coding sequence ATGACCCATCTGCCTTACGTGATCGGCGCCTACGCCGTGTTCGCGCTGGTGCTGGGCGCCGATGCCATCGGGTCCTGGCTGCGCCTGCGCGTGGCGCGCCGACTGGCACTGGCCAAGCAGCAGCGCCAGCAGACCCGCGCCGGCAGGCAGGACGCAGCGGCCTCGCTGCCGACGGAGCTGGAACGATGA
- the ccmE gene encoding cytochrome c maturation protein CcmE: MTPVQRRRLAWVLLALLASGLATALVAMALERNIAYLYTPAEVLRGDVDAQSRFRLGGMVVKGSFNRPVGSLEARFEVTDGDAQLPVTTSRILPDMFAEGTAVVASGRLQDGVFVADEVLAKHDEKYVPKEVADKMGDAHRKHDVPVTAPEVR, translated from the coding sequence ATGACCCCGGTGCAGCGTCGCCGCCTGGCCTGGGTGCTGCTGGCCCTGCTCGCCTCCGGCCTGGCCACCGCGCTGGTGGCGATGGCGCTGGAGCGCAACATCGCCTACCTGTACACGCCCGCCGAAGTGCTGCGTGGCGACGTTGATGCGCAGTCGCGCTTCCGCCTGGGCGGCATGGTGGTGAAGGGCTCCTTCAACCGCCCGGTCGGCTCGCTGGAGGCGCGCTTCGAGGTGACCGACGGCGATGCACAGCTGCCGGTGACCACCTCGCGGATCCTGCCGGACATGTTTGCAGAAGGCACCGCCGTGGTCGCCAGTGGCCGACTCCAGGACGGTGTCTTCGTCGCCGACGAAGTGCTGGCCAAGCACGATGAAAAGTACGTGCCGAAGGAAGTGGCCGACAAGATGGGCGACGCCCATCGCAAGCATGACGTGCCGGTAACGGCGCCCGAGGTGCGCTGA
- a CDS encoding heme lyase CcmF/NrfE family subunit — MLPELGQILLLCALLASLLQAGLPLVGAHRNNPAWMAVARPAAFAQLLLLAGAFAVLTAAFVQQDFSVRYVAENSNSLLPLIYRYSAVWGAHEGSLLMWALVLALWTGAVALFSRHLPAHVQARVLAVMGVVSVGFLAFLIFTSNPFLRLNPAPLEGRDLNPLLQDPGLIIHPPMLYIGYVGFAVPFAFAVAALLEGRVDARWLRWTRPWTNVAWGFLTIGIALGSWWAYYELGWGGWWFWDPVENASFMPWLVGAALIHSQAVTEKRGTFGSWTLLLAIAAFALSLLGTFLVRSGVLTSVHSFAADPSRGLFILMFLSVLVGGSLLLYALRASQLSVDADDPRRGFTATSRETLLLANNLLLATACAMVLLGTLYPLLADALSLGKISVGPPYFGSLFLLLMAPMILLLPFGPLVKWQRDQPSRAFALLAPWLGLAVLLGALAWWQAPQNGWKAGLGVAAAAWVGLGTARFVWQRLRGNGRFTAEMLGMIVAHAGIAVFLTGALLVEALNVQREVALAPGQQLVVGRYEVRFEGVDHREGPNFIADRGHLRVFRNGREQALLHPEKRQYASGGQVMTEAGIDARFDGDVYVALGEPLGNNAWAVRVHIKPFVRWIWLGALLMALGGFITAADRRFRRP; from the coding sequence GTGCTGCCCGAACTGGGTCAGATCCTGCTGTTGTGTGCATTGCTGGCGTCGCTGCTGCAGGCGGGCCTGCCGCTGGTCGGCGCGCATCGCAACAACCCGGCGTGGATGGCGGTGGCTCGGCCGGCTGCGTTCGCACAGCTGCTGTTGTTGGCCGGCGCCTTCGCGGTGCTCACCGCTGCGTTCGTGCAGCAGGACTTCTCGGTGCGCTACGTGGCCGAGAACTCCAATTCGCTGCTGCCGCTGATCTACCGCTACTCGGCGGTGTGGGGCGCGCATGAGGGCTCGCTGCTGATGTGGGCGCTGGTGCTGGCGCTGTGGACCGGCGCGGTGGCGCTGTTCTCGCGGCACCTGCCGGCCCATGTGCAGGCACGCGTGCTGGCGGTGATGGGTGTGGTCAGCGTCGGCTTCCTCGCCTTCCTGATCTTCACCTCCAACCCGTTCCTGCGCCTGAACCCGGCGCCGCTGGAAGGCCGCGACCTCAATCCGCTGCTGCAGGATCCGGGGCTGATCATCCATCCGCCGATGCTGTACATCGGCTACGTGGGCTTTGCGGTGCCGTTCGCGTTCGCGGTGGCCGCGCTGCTGGAAGGCCGCGTCGACGCCCGCTGGCTGCGCTGGACGCGGCCCTGGACCAACGTTGCCTGGGGCTTCCTGACCATCGGCATCGCGTTGGGCAGCTGGTGGGCCTACTACGAGCTGGGCTGGGGTGGCTGGTGGTTCTGGGACCCGGTGGAGAACGCCAGTTTCATGCCGTGGCTGGTCGGCGCGGCGCTGATCCATTCGCAGGCCGTCACCGAAAAACGCGGCACCTTCGGCAGCTGGACCCTGCTGCTGGCGATCGCCGCCTTCGCGCTGTCGCTGCTGGGCACCTTCCTGGTGCGCTCGGGCGTGCTGACCAGCGTGCATTCGTTCGCGGCCGATCCGTCGCGCGGCCTGTTCATCCTGATGTTCCTGTCGGTACTGGTCGGCGGCAGCCTGCTGCTGTACGCGCTGCGCGCCAGCCAGTTGAGCGTGGACGCCGATGACCCACGCCGTGGCTTCACCGCCACCTCGCGCGAGACCCTGCTGCTGGCCAACAACCTGCTGCTGGCTACCGCCTGCGCGATGGTCCTGCTGGGCACCCTGTATCCATTGCTGGCCGACGCGCTGTCGCTGGGCAAGATCTCGGTCGGGCCGCCCTACTTCGGCAGCCTGTTCCTGCTGCTGATGGCACCGATGATCCTGCTGCTGCCGTTCGGTCCGCTGGTGAAGTGGCAGCGCGACCAGCCCTCGCGCGCCTTCGCGCTGCTGGCGCCATGGCTGGGGCTGGCCGTGCTGCTGGGCGCGCTGGCCTGGTGGCAGGCGCCGCAGAACGGCTGGAAGGCCGGCCTGGGCGTCGCTGCGGCGGCCTGGGTCGGGCTGGGCACCGCGCGCTTCGTCTGGCAGCGGCTGCGCGGCAATGGCCGCTTCACCGCCGAGATGCTTGGCATGATCGTCGCCCACGCCGGCATCGCCGTGTTCCTGACCGGCGCGCTGCTGGTCGAGGCGCTGAACGTGCAGCGCGAAGTGGCGCTGGCACCGGGCCAGCAGCTGGTGGTTGGCCGCTACGAAGTCCGGTTCGAAGGCGTGGACCATCGCGAAGGACCCAACTTCATCGCCGACCGCGGTCATCTGCGGGTGTTCCGCAACGGCCGCGAACAGGCCCTGCTGCATCCGGAGAAGCGCCAGTACGCCAGTGGCGGCCAGGTGATGACCGAGGCCGGCATCGATGCACGCTTCGACGGTGATGTCTACGTGGCATTGGGCGAGCCGCTGGGCAACAATGCATGGGCGGTACGGGTGCACATCAAGCCGTTCGTGCGCTGGATCTGGCTTGGCGCGCTGCTGATGGCCCTGGGCGGATTCATCACCGCCGCCGACCGCCGTTTCCGTCGTCCGTAG
- a CDS encoding DsbE family thiol:disulfide interchange protein, whose translation MSESPAPRPSRPLPPVAIVIGVLFFFGLLGLMIYGVMKSGDPQRDVLPSALIDKPAPAFALPVLHDPEMIVHSDDLRGAPYLLNVWGSWCAACREEHPVLTRFAESKRVRVIGYNWKDDPTDALHWLEQLGNPFMVVLSDVEGRTAIDWGVTAAPETFLVDGSGIVRWKYSGAMSQRVVDEKLIPALEKIEKAQGSAGNTLHTAP comes from the coding sequence ATGTCCGAGTCCCCCGCCCCGCGCCCCTCCCGCCCGCTGCCGCCGGTAGCCATCGTGATCGGCGTGCTGTTCTTCTTCGGCCTGCTTGGGCTGATGATCTACGGGGTGATGAAATCGGGTGACCCGCAGCGCGACGTGCTGCCGTCGGCGCTGATCGACAAGCCGGCGCCGGCATTCGCGCTGCCGGTGCTGCACGACCCGGAAATGATCGTGCACAGCGATGACCTGCGCGGCGCGCCCTACCTGCTGAACGTATGGGGCAGCTGGTGCGCGGCCTGCCGCGAGGAACACCCGGTGCTGACCCGTTTCGCCGAGAGCAAGCGCGTGCGCGTGATCGGCTACAACTGGAAGGACGACCCCACCGACGCGCTGCACTGGCTGGAACAGCTGGGCAATCCGTTCATGGTCGTGCTCAGCGACGTCGAAGGCCGCACCGCGATCGACTGGGGCGTGACCGCCGCACCGGAAACCTTCCTGGTCGACGGCAGCGGCATCGTGCGCTGGAAGTACAGTGGCGCGATGAGCCAGCGCGTGGTCGATGAGAAGCTGATCCCGGCGCTGGAGAAGATCGAGAAGGCCCAGGGCAGTGCCGGCAACACCCTGCATACGGCTCCCTGA
- a CDS encoding cytochrome c-type biogenesis protein: protein MRWLLALLLLVLPLAALAQQPLHDPQPLQFRDGAEERRLHDLAAQLRCVQCQNQSLADSNAQIAQDLRREVLQLMQQGHDDAQIKQFLVARYGEFVLYQPPLQPGTWLLWAGPLLVLGAGAVVVFGIVRRRGRTVGTAPVGKADEGDGW, encoded by the coding sequence ATGCGCTGGCTGCTGGCGCTGCTGCTCCTGGTGCTCCCGCTGGCCGCGCTGGCCCAGCAGCCGCTGCACGATCCGCAGCCGCTGCAGTTCCGCGATGGCGCCGAGGAACGACGCTTGCACGACCTGGCCGCGCAGCTGCGCTGCGTGCAGTGCCAGAACCAGTCGCTGGCCGATTCCAATGCACAGATCGCCCAGGACCTGCGCCGCGAGGTACTGCAACTGATGCAGCAGGGCCACGACGATGCACAGATCAAGCAGTTCCTGGTCGCGCGTTACGGGGAGTTCGTGCTCTACCAGCCACCGTTGCAGCCGGGCACCTGGCTGCTGTGGGCGGGGCCGCTTCTGGTACTGGGTGCGGGTGCGGTGGTGGTGTTCGGCATCGTCCGCCGCCGTGGACGCACGGTCGGGACTGCGCCGGTCGGCAAGGCCGATGAAGGAGATGGATGGTGA